Proteins encoded together in one Benincasa hispida cultivar B227 chromosome 1, ASM972705v1, whole genome shotgun sequence window:
- the LOC120083719 gene encoding uncharacterized protein LOC120083719 has translation MAEATEEMELISLAIRRLMEEDDNRTASHRSSGADAHDLQLLSRLLSQVESTREEQRLNHSQISAQQKDEKIIETELEPQSENVERSGRNRVKIEKVIVKELKEVKRQNFITHCLVSAMIILTVAWQVSEVSFILKLRNGLSNPFKSLGTILKRKTTSAIQHQIEATELPHLNMPALPHVNLPEFDLDGR, from the exons ATGGCGGAGGCGACGGAGGAGATGGAGCTCATCAGCCTTGCGATTCGAAGACTGATGGAGGAGGACGACAACAGAACCGCCTCTCACCGGAGCTCCGGCGCCGACGCCCACGATCTGCAACTTCTTTCCCGATTACTCTCTCAG GTGGAATCAACAAGAGAAGAACAGAGGCTTAACCACTCCCAAATCTCAGCTCAGCAAAAGGATGAGAAAATAATTGAGACAGAATTAGAGCCTCAAAGTGAAAATGTGGAAAGAAGTGGAAGAAACAGagtgaaaatagaaaaagtgaTAGTGAAAGAGCTAAAAGAAGTGAAGAGGCAGAATTTCATAACTCACTGCCTTGTTTCAGCAATGATTATCCTCACTGTTGCTTGGCAAGTCTCTGAAGTGTCTTTCATTTTGAAACTCAGAAATGGCTTGAGCAATCCATTCAAATCCCTGGGTACAATTCTGAAAAGGAAGACAACTTCAGCAATACAACATCAGATTGAAGCTACTGAATTGCCTCATCTTAATATGCCTGCCCTACCTCATGTGAACTTACCAGAGTTTGACTTGGATGGAAGATAA
- the LOC120087962 gene encoding uncharacterized protein LOC120087962, with protein sequence MADWGPVFVAVVLFLLLSPGLLFQVPGHHRFVQFGNFQTSGASIFIHSLIFFALISLFTFVIQLHIYI encoded by the coding sequence atggcGGATTGGGGCCCAGTTTTCGTGGCTGTGGTTCTATTCCTTCTTCTATCCCCAGGTCTTCTCTTTCAAGTCCCTGGCCACCACCGATTTGTTCAGTTCGGCAACTTCCAAACCAGCGGCGCCTCCATTTTCATCCATTCCCTCATCTTCTTTGCCCTAATTTCCCTCTTCACCTTCGTCATTCAACTTCACATCTACATCTGA